Proteins encoded together in one Lysinibacillus sp. FSL K6-0232 window:
- a CDS encoding S-layer homology domain-containing protein, giving the protein MKQRLSMLIMMLFAFVLIVTPVSAQNISTVDAYKTTGQFMVTKAPNPAFGDEWFIIALARGEYNVPDGYYDQYYANVVKHIQAVKGELHNRKYTEYSRLIIALTAIGKDPTNVGGYNLVEKLSDFDKVVWQGPNGAYFALIALDTWDFELSKTATTTREKLIQHILAKQLPDGGWDLSGTKADPDMTAMAIQALSTYKDQPDVKTSIDKALHTLTSLQGADGSYKSWGTTNLESTAQVITALASLNIDASKDERFHKLFASFFTFYHAKDGGFKHVLTEGAANGMATEQASYTLAAYNRLLAGKTKLYDTSDKKPNSSSTPTQPTAPPVKVSFKDTQSHWAKSDIEAAVAKGLLKGYEDNTFKPDNNLTRVQAISILVRALHLTGSGNAPFTDINAYPNDIKQEIGAAYEAKLLGVKSNKLSPSSPISREELAVMLARAYAFKTDKPYVPKNNAPFNDIAKLSQESQQAITFLYDFNIAQGANGSFSPTDVLTRAQAAKMYVNFLKVVED; this is encoded by the coding sequence ATGAAGCAAAGATTATCCATGCTTATCATGATGCTATTTGCATTCGTGTTAATTGTAACGCCAGTTTCCGCTCAAAATATTTCTACTGTAGATGCTTACAAAACGACTGGGCAATTTATGGTGACAAAAGCACCAAATCCTGCTTTTGGTGATGAATGGTTTATTATTGCACTTGCCCGTGGCGAATACAATGTTCCTGATGGCTATTACGATCAATACTATGCAAATGTTGTAAAACATATACAGGCAGTAAAAGGTGAATTACACAATCGTAAATATACGGAATATTCACGTTTAATTATTGCCCTTACTGCTATCGGAAAAGATCCTACGAATGTGGGTGGCTATAATTTAGTCGAAAAATTAAGTGATTTTGATAAAGTTGTATGGCAAGGTCCCAATGGTGCTTATTTTGCTTTAATTGCTTTAGATACATGGGACTTTGAGCTTTCTAAAACAGCTACAACTACTCGCGAGAAATTGATTCAACATATACTAGCAAAGCAATTGCCTGATGGGGGCTGGGATTTATCGGGGACGAAGGCAGACCCAGATATGACTGCAATGGCTATTCAAGCCCTTTCCACGTATAAGGATCAACCAGATGTGAAGACATCCATTGATAAGGCACTTCATACATTGACAAGTTTACAAGGAGCTGATGGCAGTTACAAAAGCTGGGGCACAACCAACTTAGAAAGCACAGCACAGGTTATTACAGCACTTGCCAGTTTAAATATTGATGCCAGCAAAGATGAGCGCTTCCATAAGCTATTTGCAAGCTTTTTCACCTTCTACCATGCAAAAGACGGTGGCTTCAAGCATGTATTAACTGAGGGAGCAGCTAATGGCATGGCAACAGAGCAGGCTTCTTATACACTAGCAGCCTATAATCGATTACTTGCAGGCAAAACAAAGCTTTATGATACATCCGATAAAAAGCCTAATAGCTCATCTACCCCGACTCAGCCTACAGCTCCTCCTGTGAAAGTGAGCTTTAAAGATACACAATCTCACTGGGCAAAGTCTGATATCGAAGCGGCTGTGGCGAAAGGGCTGTTAAAGGGCTATGAAGACAATACATTTAAGCCGGATAATAATTTAACACGGGTACAGGCTATATCGATTTTAGTGCGTGCTCTTCATTTAACAGGCTCTGGCAATGCACCTTTCACAGATATTAATGCCTATCCAAATGACATAAAACAAGAAATTGGAGCTGCCTATGAGGCAAAGTTATTAGGGGTAAAGTCCAATAAGCTTTCACCATCTTCTCCAATCTCACGTGAAGAGCTGGCAGTTATGCTGGCAAGAGCCTATGCATTTAAAACAGATAAACCATATGTACCGAAAAATAATGCACCTTTCAACGATATTGCAAAATTATCACAGGAATCGCAGCAAGCCATTACATTTTTATATGATTTTAACATTGCCCAGGGAGCGAATGGATCATTTAGCCCTACAGATGTTCTTACGCGTGCACAAGCAGCTAAAATGTATGTTAATTTCTTAAAGGTAGTTGAAGATTAG